Proteins from a genomic interval of Qipengyuania sp. JC766:
- a CDS encoding alpha-glucuronidase, whose amino-acid sequence MRGSKLVNTIATAVAILVAGAFPPAAVRAEDGYDLWLRHAPLDGAALERIVAMQGSIVAETRSDPTIGIAAAELQRGLRGLTGASGDGQAFPIDLPTGDDAGAFRFECDRDDLPAGGAFEVRSVKGGIDLAAAEPIGCLYASFALLRELGQGRDPATIRMAEAPAMPLRLLNHWDNPDGHVERGYAGRSIFDWWHLPDRLDRRMIDYARANASVGINGAVVNNVNARAFMLEPRYIAKLARLADAWRPYGIRTYLSARFSAPRDIGGLETADPLDPAVRAWWQAKADEIYASIPDFGGFLVKANSEGQPGPQDYGRTHADGANMLAEALGTRGTVIWRAFVYSAEDETDRAKQAYDEFVPLDGKFADNVIVQVKNGPIDFQPREPFHPLFGAMPNTRLMLEAQITKEYLGFASHLAFLAPMWRETLASETGRGGTVARIVALAGMAGVANTGSDRNWSGSHFDQANWYAFGRLAWDPSLASETIAREWTALTFNRDSRFVEAVVPMMLGSRETVARYMTPLGLAHLMDTGHHYGPAPWVCELDRPEWNPCYYHRADARGIGFDRTASGSNALAQYDPTVAKAWADPATIDDRYLLWFHRVAWDRPMPSGRTLWAELVHRYDRGVAEVDAMAATWDGLGPYVDTERHRSVAESLAIQQSEARWWRDASIAYWQSVNGLDLPDGARPPAHDLEHYRSLEFPEAPGQ is encoded by the coding sequence ATGAGAGGGTCCAAGCTTGTCAACACGATTGCGACTGCGGTCGCGATCCTTGTCGCGGGCGCATTTCCGCCGGCTGCGGTGAGGGCGGAGGACGGCTACGATCTCTGGCTGCGCCATGCGCCACTGGATGGCGCAGCGTTGGAGCGGATCGTCGCCATGCAGGGATCGATCGTTGCCGAGACCCGCTCCGATCCGACCATCGGTATAGCGGCCGCGGAACTGCAGCGCGGCCTGCGCGGCCTGACGGGCGCGTCGGGCGATGGACAGGCTTTCCCCATCGATTTGCCGACCGGCGACGACGCAGGGGCATTCCGCTTCGAGTGCGACCGCGACGACCTGCCCGCCGGCGGGGCTTTCGAAGTCCGGTCGGTAAAGGGAGGGATCGACCTGGCGGCCGCCGAACCCATCGGTTGCCTGTACGCGTCCTTCGCCCTTCTTCGCGAACTTGGGCAGGGACGCGACCCGGCCACGATCCGGATGGCAGAGGCACCGGCGATGCCGCTGCGCCTGCTCAATCACTGGGACAATCCCGACGGTCATGTCGAGCGCGGCTATGCCGGGCGTTCGATCTTCGACTGGTGGCACCTGCCGGACCGGCTGGACCGGCGGATGATCGACTATGCGCGCGCCAATGCGTCCGTCGGCATCAACGGCGCGGTCGTGAACAACGTCAATGCGCGCGCCTTCATGCTGGAGCCGCGCTACATCGCCAAGCTCGCCCGGCTGGCCGATGCATGGCGACCCTACGGTATCCGGACTTACCTGTCGGCGCGCTTCAGTGCGCCGCGCGACATCGGCGGGCTGGAAACGGCGGACCCGCTCGATCCGGCAGTGCGCGCGTGGTGGCAGGCTAAGGCGGACGAAATCTATGCGAGCATCCCCGATTTCGGCGGATTCCTTGTCAAGGCGAACAGCGAAGGCCAGCCCGGCCCGCAGGATTACGGGCGGACCCATGCCGACGGCGCGAATATGCTCGCCGAAGCGCTGGGGACCCGCGGCACGGTGATCTGGCGTGCCTTCGTATATTCGGCGGAAGACGAGACCGACCGGGCCAAACAGGCATATGACGAGTTCGTACCGCTCGACGGCAAATTCGCGGACAACGTGATCGTGCAAGTCAAGAACGGACCGATCGACTTCCAGCCGCGCGAACCGTTCCATCCGCTGTTCGGCGCGATGCCGAACACGCGGCTGATGCTGGAAGCCCAGATCACCAAGGAATATCTCGGGTTCGCGAGCCATCTCGCTTTCCTTGCGCCCATGTGGCGGGAAACGCTCGCGTCGGAAACGGGCCGCGGCGGGACGGTCGCGCGTATCGTCGCCCTTGCCGGCATGGCGGGCGTCGCCAATACGGGGTCCGATCGCAACTGGAGCGGCAGCCATTTCGACCAGGCGAACTGGTACGCCTTCGGGCGGCTGGCGTGGGATCCCTCGCTCGCGTCCGAAACCATCGCGCGTGAGTGGACCGCGCTGACGTTCAATCGCGATTCCCGTTTCGTCGAAGCCGTAGTGCCGATGATGCTGGGCAGCCGCGAGACTGTGGCGCGCTACATGACGCCGCTCGGCCTCGCACACCTGATGGACACCGGGCACCATTACGGTCCCGCGCCCTGGGTGTGCGAGCTCGACCGGCCCGAGTGGAACCCGTGCTATTATCATCGCGCGGACGCGCGAGGCATCGGCTTCGACCGAACCGCGTCGGGATCGAATGCGCTCGCCCAGTACGATCCGACCGTCGCGAAAGCATGGGCGGACCCGGCAACGATCGACGACCGGTACCTCCTCTGGTTCCATCGCGTGGCCTGGGACCGTCCCATGCCGTCCGGCCGGACGCTGTGGGCCGAACTGGTCCATCGCTACGATCGCGGCGTGGCCGAGGTCGATGCGATGGCGGCGACCTGGGATGGGCTCGGGCCGTACGTGGATACCGAGCGGCACCGGTCGGTGGCCGAAAGCCTCGCCATCCAGCAATCCGAAGCGCGCTGGTGGCGCGATGCGTCGATCGCCTACTGGCAATCGGTGAACGGCCTCGATCTGCCCGACGGCGCCAGGCCACCGGCACACGATCTGGAGCACTACCGCAGCCTCGAATTCCCGGAAGCGCCCGGGCAATGA
- a CDS encoding LacI family DNA-binding transcriptional regulator, giving the protein MEGTRTNGKPGRKRGSRRGNAAPTIADVAQEARCSPMTVSRVINGEGNVREETREQVLEAVRKLNYSPNRAARSLAGGEQLRIGLLFDNPSASYLSEFLMGALDEASRRDIHLEVQSCDNVPDNAALVGKMSEGGISGFILPPPLCDDQSVLDLITGAGGIAVAVGPGRASGSHGAVMIDEYQAAYDMTKHIIGLGHTRIGFIIGNPEQVASGRRLNGYRAAMEDAGLEVAEDLLAQGQFTYRSGMVAAEKLLSADPHPTAIFASNDDMAAATVAMAHRRHLDVPSDITVCGFDDTDLASSIWPELTTIRQPIREMTAKAVQMIADLTRARRQSERLQAEHVMFPYDLIKRNSEAGPSLAKSKPDRAR; this is encoded by the coding sequence ATGGAGGGCACCAGGACCAACGGAAAGCCGGGCCGCAAGCGCGGTTCGCGGCGCGGCAATGCCGCTCCCACCATCGCAGACGTCGCGCAGGAGGCGCGCTGTTCCCCGATGACCGTCAGCCGGGTCATCAACGGCGAGGGCAATGTGCGCGAGGAAACGCGCGAGCAGGTGCTCGAAGCGGTGCGCAAGCTCAACTACTCGCCCAATCGCGCGGCGCGCTCGTTGGCCGGAGGAGAGCAGCTTCGTATCGGGCTCCTCTTCGACAATCCGTCCGCGTCTTATCTGAGCGAATTCCTGATGGGCGCGCTGGACGAGGCGTCGCGCCGCGACATCCATCTCGAAGTGCAGAGCTGCGACAATGTCCCGGACAATGCGGCACTGGTCGGGAAGATGTCGGAAGGCGGGATTTCCGGCTTCATCCTGCCGCCGCCGCTCTGCGACGACCAGAGCGTGCTCGACCTGATTACCGGCGCGGGCGGGATCGCCGTGGCAGTAGGACCGGGCCGTGCGAGCGGATCCCATGGCGCGGTGATGATCGACGAATACCAGGCCGCCTACGACATGACCAAGCACATCATCGGGCTCGGTCACACGCGCATCGGCTTCATCATCGGCAATCCGGAGCAGGTGGCGAGCGGGCGCCGCCTCAACGGCTATCGCGCCGCGATGGAGGATGCGGGTCTCGAGGTGGCGGAAGACCTGCTGGCACAGGGGCAGTTCACCTACCGGTCGGGCATGGTCGCCGCGGAAAAGCTGCTTTCCGCCGATCCGCATCCGACCGCCATCTTCGCGTCCAATGACGACATGGCCGCGGCGACCGTGGCCATGGCGCACCGGCGGCACCTCGACGTGCCGAGCGACATTACCGTGTGCGGCTTCGACGATACCGACCTCGCCAGTTCGATCTGGCCGGAACTGACCACGATCCGCCAGCCGATCCGCGAAATGACGGCAAAGGCGGTGCAGATGATTGCCGACCTGACGCGCGCCCGCCGCCAGAGCGAACGGTTGCAGGCGGAACACGTGATGTTCCCCTACGACCTCATCAAGCGCAATTCCGAAGCCGGGCCGAGCCTGGCGAAGTCGAAGCCGGACCGCGCCCGATGA
- a CDS encoding IlvD/Edd family dehydratase, translating into MSDGESRRLRSRDWFDNVERMDMTALYLERFMNYGITPEELRSGKPIIGFAQSGSDLSPCNRIHLELAKRTRDGIRDAGGIPIEFPVHPIFENCRRPTAALDRNLLYLGLVELLNGYPIDGVVLTTGCDKTTPSQVMAASTVDIPAIVLSGGPMLDGWHEGELVGSGTVIWRSRRKLAAGEIDEEEFLRRATSSAPSAGHCNSMGTASTMNAVAEALGLSLTGCAAIPAPYRERGQIAYRTGQRIVEMVREDLKPSDILTRDAFLNAIATVSVIGGSSNAQPHIQAMAAHAGVPLEPEVWQEHGYDLPLLVNMQPAGEYLGERFHRAGGVPAAMWELLAAGVLKGDVRTCTGESMAENLAGRETGDRQMIRPFADPLMEKAGFLVLSGNLFDFGILKTSVISDEFRARYLSRPGQEGVFEARAIVFDGSDDYHHRINDPALDIDDDCILVIRGSGVVGWPGSAEVVNMQPPDALIRQGTQWLPTLGDGRQSGTSDSPSILNVSPESAAGGGLAWLRTGDRIRVDLNDGTCNALVGADEIARRLAEEPAPPVPEHNTPWEELFREKTGQLGQGGVMDFAVKYRGTSRKLPRHNH; encoded by the coding sequence ATGAGCGACGGCGAAAGCCGCCGCCTTCGCTCCCGCGACTGGTTCGACAATGTCGAACGGATGGACATGACCGCGCTCTATCTCGAGCGTTTCATGAATTACGGCATCACGCCGGAGGAACTGCGCAGCGGCAAGCCGATCATCGGGTTCGCCCAGTCGGGCAGCGACCTGAGTCCGTGCAACCGCATCCATCTGGAACTGGCGAAGCGGACCCGCGACGGCATCCGCGATGCGGGCGGGATCCCGATCGAGTTTCCGGTCCACCCGATCTTCGAGAATTGCCGCCGTCCCACAGCCGCGCTCGACCGCAACCTGCTCTATCTGGGACTGGTCGAACTTCTCAACGGATACCCCATCGATGGCGTCGTCCTGACGACCGGGTGCGACAAGACGACGCCCAGCCAGGTGATGGCGGCGAGCACGGTCGATATTCCGGCAATCGTCCTGAGCGGCGGTCCCATGCTGGACGGCTGGCACGAAGGTGAGCTTGTCGGCAGCGGGACAGTGATCTGGCGCAGCCGCAGGAAGCTCGCGGCAGGCGAGATCGACGAGGAAGAATTCCTGCGCCGGGCGACCTCGAGCGCGCCGAGCGCCGGGCATTGCAATTCCATGGGTACGGCCAGCACGATGAACGCGGTGGCCGAAGCGCTCGGCCTCAGCCTGACGGGCTGCGCCGCGATCCCCGCGCCCTATCGCGAGCGCGGGCAGATCGCCTACCGCACCGGGCAGCGCATCGTGGAGATGGTGCGCGAAGACCTGAAGCCGTCCGACATACTGACGCGCGACGCCTTCCTGAACGCGATCGCCACGGTCAGCGTCATCGGCGGATCGTCCAACGCCCAGCCGCACATCCAGGCGATGGCGGCGCATGCGGGCGTGCCGCTCGAACCCGAGGTCTGGCAGGAGCATGGCTACGATCTCCCGCTGCTGGTCAACATGCAGCCGGCCGGTGAGTATCTGGGAGAGAGGTTCCACCGCGCAGGCGGAGTCCCGGCGGCGATGTGGGAACTGCTCGCGGCAGGCGTGCTGAAGGGCGACGTGCGCACTTGCACCGGTGAATCGATGGCGGAAAACCTCGCGGGCCGCGAGACCGGGGATCGCCAGATGATCCGCCCCTTCGCCGATCCGCTGATGGAGAAGGCCGGCTTCCTCGTCCTGTCGGGCAATTTGTTCGACTTCGGCATCCTCAAGACCTCGGTCATCTCGGACGAGTTTCGCGCCCGCTACCTGTCGCGTCCCGGGCAGGAAGGCGTGTTCGAGGCGCGCGCGATCGTGTTCGACGGCTCGGACGATTACCATCACCGGATCAACGATCCCGCGCTCGACATCGACGACGATTGCATTCTCGTGATCCGCGGGTCGGGCGTCGTCGGCTGGCCGGGCAGTGCGGAAGTCGTCAACATGCAGCCGCCCGACGCCCTCATCCGGCAGGGCACGCAATGGCTGCCGACGCTGGGCGACGGGCGCCAGTCCGGGACGAGCGACAGTCCTTCCATCCTCAACGTCTCGCCCGAAAGCGCGGCCGGCGGAGGCCTTGCCTGGCTGCGGACCGGGGACAGGATCCGGGTGGACCTGAACGACGGTACCTGCAACGCGCTGGTCGGTGCGGACGAGATCGCGCGTCGCCTGGCAGAAGAACCCGCGCCGCCGGTCCCGGAGCACAATACGCCTTGGGAAGAGCTTTTCCGCGAAAAGACCGGACAGCTGGGCCAGGGCGGCGTGATGGATTTCGCGGTCAAGTATCGCGGCACCAGCCGCAAGCTCCCGCGCCACAACCACTAG